The proteins below come from a single Plodia interpunctella isolate USDA-ARS_2022_Savannah chromosome 21, ilPloInte3.2, whole genome shotgun sequence genomic window:
- the PhKgamma gene encoding phosphorylase b kinase gamma catalytic chain, liver/testis isoform isoform X2, producing the protein MAKEEDDDNLPDKDAAKEFYAKYEPKEIIGRGISSTVRRCIEKETGREYAAKIIDLSQESQDGVDTHTMREATRQEIHILRMVAGHPYIIDLQDVFESETFIFLVFELCKNGELFDYLTSVVTLSEKKTRYIMRQVLEGVRYVHSKSIVHRDLKPENILLDDQLNVKITDFGFAKVLKDGEKLFELCGTPGYLAPETLKANMFEDAPGYGMEVDIWACGVIMFTLLVGCPPFWHRKQMVMLRNIMEGKYSFTSPEWADISDDPKDLIRRLLVVDPNERIGIQDALKHAFFNTVAIKSGGFNARAKLRLGLVTVRAAVRLQRLPHTSTRALPLHDALRDPYTMRVLRKVIDGCAFRVYGHWVKKGEGQNRAALFENTPKTELKSLYVSNLSR; encoded by the exons ATGGCAAAAGAAGAAGATGATGATAATTTGCCGGATAAAGATGCGGCGAAAGAGTTCTATGCGAAATACGAACCAAAAGAGATAATAGGCAG AGGCATCAGCTCAACAGTCAGAAGATGCATAGAAAAAGAAACGGGCAGAGAATATGCGGCCAAGATCATAGATCTGAGTCAGGAGTCGCAAGATGGCGTCGACACCCACACCATGAGGGAGGCTACTCGGCAAGAGATACACATACTTAGAATGGTGGCCGGCCATCCTTACATTA TCGATCTTCAGGATGTGTTCGAGTCGGAGACCTTTATATTTCTGGTGTTCGAGCTCTGCAAGAACGGGGAACTGTTTGACTACCTCACGTCGGTTGTCACGCTCTCCGAAAAGAAGACCAGATACATCATGAG GCAAGTGTTGGAAGGTGTGCGGTATGTCCACAGCAAATCTATAGTCCATCGGGACCTGAAACCTGAGAACATTCTGCTGGATGACCAGCTCAACGTCAAGATCACAGACTTTGGCTTTGCGAAGGTGTTGAAAGATGGCGAGAAGCTCTTTG AGCTGTGCGGCACGCCGGGCTACCTGGCACCCGAAACCCTGAAAGCAAATATGTTTGAAGACGCACCAGGGTATGGCATGGAAGTCGATAT atggGCATGCGGCGTCATCATGTTTACatt attAGTAGGATGTCCGCCATTTTGGCATCGCAAGCAGATGGTGATGCTCCGGAACATCATGGAGGGGAAATACTCCTTCACCAGTCCCGAGTGGGCTGATATATCAG ATGACCCAAAAGACCTCATTAGGCGGTTGTTAGTAGTTGACCCAAACGAGAGAATTGGGATTCAAGACGCCCTGAAACATGCCTTCTTCAACACTGTG GCAATAAAATCTGGAGGTTTCAACGCTCGTGCGAAGCTTCGACTCGGATTGGTCACAGTCCGAGCTGCAGTGCGCCTACAACGATTGCCGCACACGTCCACCAGGGCGTTGCCACTACACGACGCTTTGAGAGACCCGTACACTATGAGGGTGTTGAGGaag GTCATCGACGGGTGTGCCTTCAGGGTCTACGGCCACTGGGTGAAGAAGGGTGAAGGTCAGAACAGAGCCGCTCTCTTCGAGAATACGCCCAAGACCGAGTTGAAGAGTCTCTACGTCAGCAACCTCAGCCGATAG
- the PhKgamma gene encoding phosphorylase b kinase gamma catalytic chain, skeletal muscle/heart isoform isoform X1, translated as MAKEEDDDNLPDKDAAKEFYAKYEPKEIIGRGISSTVRRCIEKETGREYAAKIIDLSQESQDGVDTHTMREATRQEIHILRMVAGHPYIIDLQDVFESETFIFLVFELCKNGELFDYLTSVVTLSEKKTRYIMRQVLEGVRYVHSKSIVHRDLKPENILLDDQLNVKITDFGFAKVLKDGEKLFELCGTPGYLAPETLKANMFEDAPGYGMEVDIWACGVIMFTLLVGCPPFWHRKQMVMLRNIMEGKYSFTSPEWADISDDPKDLIRRLLVVDPNERIGIQDALKHAFFNTVLWDQDMTPLKKSLSSASRRMSRIEQLTMAIKSGGFNARAKLRLGLVTVRAAVRLQRLPHTSTRALPLHDALRDPYTMRVLRKVIDGCAFRVYGHWVKKGEGQNRAALFENTPKTELKSLYVSNLSR; from the exons ATGGCAAAAGAAGAAGATGATGATAATTTGCCGGATAAAGATGCGGCGAAAGAGTTCTATGCGAAATACGAACCAAAAGAGATAATAGGCAG AGGCATCAGCTCAACAGTCAGAAGATGCATAGAAAAAGAAACGGGCAGAGAATATGCGGCCAAGATCATAGATCTGAGTCAGGAGTCGCAAGATGGCGTCGACACCCACACCATGAGGGAGGCTACTCGGCAAGAGATACACATACTTAGAATGGTGGCCGGCCATCCTTACATTA TCGATCTTCAGGATGTGTTCGAGTCGGAGACCTTTATATTTCTGGTGTTCGAGCTCTGCAAGAACGGGGAACTGTTTGACTACCTCACGTCGGTTGTCACGCTCTCCGAAAAGAAGACCAGATACATCATGAG GCAAGTGTTGGAAGGTGTGCGGTATGTCCACAGCAAATCTATAGTCCATCGGGACCTGAAACCTGAGAACATTCTGCTGGATGACCAGCTCAACGTCAAGATCACAGACTTTGGCTTTGCGAAGGTGTTGAAAGATGGCGAGAAGCTCTTTG AGCTGTGCGGCACGCCGGGCTACCTGGCACCCGAAACCCTGAAAGCAAATATGTTTGAAGACGCACCAGGGTATGGCATGGAAGTCGATAT atggGCATGCGGCGTCATCATGTTTACatt attAGTAGGATGTCCGCCATTTTGGCATCGCAAGCAGATGGTGATGCTCCGGAACATCATGGAGGGGAAATACTCCTTCACCAGTCCCGAGTGGGCTGATATATCAG ATGACCCAAAAGACCTCATTAGGCGGTTGTTAGTAGTTGACCCAAACGAGAGAATTGGGATTCAAGACGCCCTGAAACATGCCTTCTTCAACACTGTG TTGTGGGACCAGGACATGACGCCGCTGAAGAAGTCGCTGTCATCCGCCAGCCGCAGGATGTCGAGGATCGAACAGTTGACCATG GCAATAAAATCTGGAGGTTTCAACGCTCGTGCGAAGCTTCGACTCGGATTGGTCACAGTCCGAGCTGCAGTGCGCCTACAACGATTGCCGCACACGTCCACCAGGGCGTTGCCACTACACGACGCTTTGAGAGACCCGTACACTATGAGGGTGTTGAGGaag GTCATCGACGGGTGTGCCTTCAGGGTCTACGGCCACTGGGTGAAGAAGGGTGAAGGTCAGAACAGAGCCGCTCTCTTCGAGAATACGCCCAAGACCGAGTTGAAGAGTCTCTACGTCAGCAACCTCAGCCGATAG